From Labilithrix sp., a single genomic window includes:
- a CDS encoding protein kinase, translated as MTASAFQGLLAERFVIEREVGRGGVGIVYRARDEVSGAPVALKVIAIPGVDAGEEARFGREGRVLAGLSHPGIVRVVAFGQLDEGHPYVAMEWLEGEDIQQRQKRAPLSFVRCLEVAAQVAEALAYAHGVGIVHRDIKPSNVILVGSRAGEDTWPLEAKLVDFGVASAEDARLTRTGAIIGTPAYMAPEQARGDAEVDPRSDIYALGATLFEMIAGRPPHVGPTPIAILARLVTTPAPRLGEVYTEAPVSLDDLLCEMLATHPEERPARAADVAMRLRAIAADVEHEVVPIRAPISEQMPMSMGEIVLSASGTASKSGGSRLVTSILATHVPKGPARQRLIAHLRARGAEATELGGDAIVAHLGVKKALGDEAARALDLGLRLAKMGSKVGVATGRTRIDRTRPTGEVVDRAAALARDAQKTQVLADTTTSELARGRFEMQVRADGTSVVGPKVTAKKEIAGGSPFVGREADLSQAVSAYERCMEDETPIIVTLTGAPGIGKTRLRREALARVASHPSSPRVVMVRAESFAKSHALGIMADVARGLAGVSKGADLDASGTAIDALLGRLGLGEPEARDLVARLIANVPLPEGADGRAARDALWIALTEMALRMSRESALVIAIEDAQWADLESLSWIDHLLARAAGHPVFVLATARPTLWRDDPARWNGRDHVRIELRPLARRTVRAIAKAILGEKATSPEGEALVESISAQAGGSPLFAEELARLAHQGRDAASAPTIEAAIQVHLDALDEEVREAAMKLSIFGLQVWDAGLEALGVKNAGEVMKVLTTAEVVLEQASSRFKDTREWAFKHALTREVAYASLGEEHLKELHTEAGHWLAKMGEDDAIVARHLELGGQPVEAAVYVEKAARRALAASALGEAVRLAEKSLDFAIDNPTQFARAQLLDEAWVRLDARAGERDTAVRAMQEAVYDEPSAVRALGARVRYENACGGRPDTSASLEEVIRRAKAAGLWDEEARSAADLAARYAFAGELDKAAAWTDSLLALARDHSLPGAAVDAYQTLAVVRQARGDVGAALEARRSAVRAASEAGLKTREATLNINVGFALTTMGAKDEARAAIESGIALAQAVGSPGTVRHGQMNLLCWTATFGSDSAHDTLLADPRAIADNAVSGAWVPHDRATLGVLFYRGAELLRTDAGTRAPPNAAEQARTLLKTASGGYRATKMLDVVPVALGFWSEAERRLGQAERAVELATEAASLIEDGSPSLLNEAPIFLALHDALFDLGRTAEAKHAIARGLPRLVTRVNGLRGTPHARDFLSNVASNAGLLAAAEGYGIVPPELSVILSRP; from the coding sequence GTGACCGCTTCGGCGTTCCAGGGGCTCCTCGCGGAGCGCTTCGTCATCGAGCGAGAGGTGGGGCGCGGCGGCGTCGGCATCGTGTACCGCGCGCGCGACGAGGTGTCGGGCGCGCCCGTCGCGCTCAAGGTGATCGCGATCCCCGGCGTCGACGCCGGCGAGGAGGCGCGCTTCGGCCGCGAAGGCCGCGTCCTCGCCGGCCTCAGCCACCCCGGCATCGTGCGCGTCGTCGCGTTCGGGCAGCTCGACGAAGGGCACCCCTACGTCGCGATGGAGTGGCTCGAAGGCGAGGACATCCAGCAGCGCCAGAAGCGCGCGCCGCTCTCGTTCGTGCGCTGCCTCGAGGTCGCGGCGCAGGTCGCGGAGGCGCTCGCGTACGCGCACGGCGTCGGGATCGTGCATCGCGACATCAAGCCGTCGAACGTCATCCTCGTCGGAAGTCGCGCGGGCGAGGACACGTGGCCGCTCGAGGCGAAGCTCGTCGACTTCGGCGTCGCGTCGGCGGAGGACGCGCGCCTCACGCGCACCGGCGCGATCATCGGCACGCCCGCGTACATGGCGCCGGAGCAGGCGCGCGGCGACGCGGAGGTCGATCCGCGGTCGGACATCTACGCCCTCGGCGCCACGCTCTTCGAGATGATCGCGGGGCGCCCGCCCCACGTCGGCCCGACCCCGATCGCGATCCTCGCGCGCCTCGTCACCACGCCCGCGCCGCGCCTCGGCGAGGTGTACACCGAAGCGCCGGTGTCGCTCGACGACCTGCTCTGCGAGATGCTCGCGACGCACCCGGAGGAGCGCCCCGCCCGCGCCGCCGACGTCGCGATGCGGCTCCGCGCGATCGCGGCCGACGTCGAGCACGAGGTCGTCCCCATCCGCGCGCCGATCTCGGAGCAGATGCCGATGAGCATGGGCGAGATCGTGCTCTCGGCGTCGGGGACCGCGTCGAAGTCGGGCGGCTCGCGCCTCGTCACGTCGATCCTCGCGACCCACGTGCCGAAGGGGCCCGCGCGCCAGCGTCTCATCGCGCACCTCCGCGCGCGCGGCGCGGAGGCGACCGAGCTCGGCGGCGACGCGATCGTCGCGCACCTCGGCGTGAAGAAGGCGCTCGGCGACGAGGCCGCGCGCGCGCTCGACCTCGGGCTCCGCCTCGCGAAGATGGGCTCGAAGGTCGGCGTCGCGACCGGGCGCACGCGCATCGATCGCACGCGCCCCACCGGCGAGGTCGTCGACCGCGCCGCCGCGCTCGCGCGCGACGCGCAGAAGACGCAGGTCCTCGCCGACACGACGACGAGCGAGCTCGCGCGCGGCCGCTTCGAGATGCAAGTCCGCGCCGACGGCACCTCGGTCGTGGGCCCGAAGGTCACCGCGAAGAAGGAGATCGCGGGCGGCTCGCCGTTCGTCGGCCGCGAGGCGGACCTCTCCCAGGCCGTGAGCGCGTACGAGCGCTGCATGGAGGACGAGACGCCGATCATCGTCACGCTCACCGGCGCGCCCGGCATCGGCAAGACGCGCCTCCGCCGCGAGGCGCTCGCGCGCGTAGCGTCGCATCCGTCGTCCCCGCGCGTCGTCATGGTGCGCGCGGAGTCGTTCGCGAAGAGCCACGCGCTCGGCATCATGGCCGACGTCGCGCGCGGCCTCGCCGGCGTGTCGAAGGGCGCCGACCTCGACGCGTCCGGGACCGCGATCGACGCGCTGCTCGGCCGGCTCGGGCTCGGGGAGCCGGAGGCGCGCGACCTCGTCGCTCGCCTCATCGCGAACGTGCCGCTGCCGGAGGGCGCCGACGGCCGCGCCGCGCGCGACGCGCTGTGGATCGCGCTCACGGAGATGGCGCTCCGCATGTCGCGCGAGTCCGCGCTCGTCATCGCGATCGAGGACGCGCAGTGGGCCGACCTCGAGTCGCTCTCGTGGATCGATCACTTGCTCGCGCGCGCGGCGGGGCACCCCGTCTTCGTCCTCGCGACGGCGCGGCCCACGCTCTGGCGCGACGATCCCGCGCGCTGGAACGGCCGCGACCACGTCCGGATCGAGCTCCGCCCGCTCGCGCGCCGCACCGTGCGCGCGATCGCGAAGGCGATCCTCGGCGAGAAGGCGACGTCGCCCGAAGGCGAGGCGCTGGTCGAGAGCATCTCGGCGCAGGCCGGCGGCTCTCCGCTCTTCGCGGAGGAGCTCGCGCGCCTCGCCCATCAAGGTCGCGACGCCGCGAGCGCGCCCACGATCGAGGCCGCGATCCAGGTCCACCTCGACGCGCTCGACGAGGAGGTGCGCGAGGCGGCGATGAAGCTCTCGATCTTCGGGCTCCAGGTCTGGGACGCGGGGCTCGAGGCGCTCGGGGTGAAGAACGCGGGCGAGGTCATGAAGGTGCTGACCACGGCCGAGGTCGTCCTCGAGCAAGCGTCGTCGCGCTTCAAGGACACGCGCGAGTGGGCGTTCAAGCATGCGCTCACGCGCGAGGTCGCGTACGCGTCGCTCGGCGAGGAGCACCTGAAGGAGCTCCACACCGAGGCGGGGCACTGGCTCGCGAAGATGGGAGAGGACGACGCGATCGTCGCGCGTCACCTCGAGCTCGGAGGGCAGCCGGTCGAGGCCGCGGTCTACGTCGAGAAGGCGGCGCGGCGCGCCCTCGCCGCGAGCGCGCTCGGAGAAGCGGTGCGCCTCGCGGAGAAGTCGCTCGACTTCGCGATCGACAACCCGACCCAGTTCGCGCGCGCGCAGCTCCTCGACGAAGCGTGGGTGCGCCTCGACGCGCGCGCGGGCGAGCGCGACACGGCGGTGCGCGCGATGCAGGAGGCGGTCTACGACGAGCCGAGCGCGGTGCGTGCGCTCGGCGCGCGCGTGCGCTACGAGAACGCGTGCGGCGGCCGGCCGGACACGAGCGCGTCGCTCGAGGAGGTCATTCGTCGCGCGAAGGCGGCGGGGCTCTGGGACGAGGAGGCGCGCTCCGCCGCCGATCTCGCCGCGCGCTACGCGTTCGCGGGCGAGCTCGACAAGGCCGCCGCGTGGACCGACTCGCTGCTCGCGCTCGCGCGGGACCACTCGCTGCCGGGCGCCGCGGTCGACGCGTACCAGACGCTCGCCGTCGTCCGTCAGGCGCGCGGCGACGTCGGCGCCGCCCTCGAAGCGCGTCGCAGCGCGGTGCGCGCGGCGTCGGAGGCCGGCCTCAAGACGCGCGAGGCCACGCTCAACATCAACGTCGGGTTCGCGCTGACGACGATGGGCGCGAAGGACGAAGCGCGCGCGGCGATCGAGAGCGGCATCGCCCTCGCGCAGGCGGTCGGCTCCCCCGGCACCGTGCGGCACGGACAGATGAACCTGCTCTGCTGGACCGCGACGTTCGGCTCCGACTCCGCGCACGACACGCTCCTCGCCGATCCGCGCGCGATCGCCGACAACGCGGTCTCGGGCGCGTGGGTCCCGCACGATCGCGCGACGCTCGGCGTCCTCTTCTATCGCGGCGCGGAGCTCCTCCGCACCGACGCGGGCACGCGCGCGCCGCCGAACGCGGCCGAGCAAGCGCGCACGCTGCTGAAGACCGCGTCGGGTGGGTATCGCGCGACGAAGATGCTCGACGTCGTGCCCGTCGCGCTCGGGTTCTGGAGCGAAGCGGAGCGCCGGCTCGGTCAGGCGGAGCGCGCGGTCGAGCTCGCGACCGAAGCGGCGTCGCTCATCGAGGACGGCTCGCCGAGCCTCCTCAACGAGGCGCCGATCTTCCTCGCGCTCCACGACGCGCTCTTCGATCTCGGTCGCACCGCCGAAGCAAAACATGCAATTGCGCGCGGCCTTCCGCGTCTCGTCACGCGCGTGAACGGCCTCCGTGGCACCCCGCACGCGCGCGACTTCCTCTCCAACGTCGCCTCGAACGCCGGCCTCCTCGCCGCGGCCGAGGGCTACGGCATCGTCCCGCCCGAGCTCTCCGTGATCCTGTCGAGGCCGTAG
- a CDS encoding peroxiredoxin — MTLRVGQTAPDFDVRSSSGKSLRLSELIGKKNVVLYFYPGDFTMVCTRETCGFRDAYADLADKDTEVIGISTDSDDSHERFAKEYAVPFALVADTNRELARTYEAENLLTKLLGRLARVTYVIDKKGTIAGVFKAQLSANEHVQGVKDLIAKLS; from the coding sequence ATGACACTACGCGTAGGCCAGACGGCGCCCGACTTCGACGTGCGGTCCAGCTCCGGCAAGTCGCTGAGGCTCTCCGAGCTCATCGGCAAGAAGAACGTCGTCCTCTACTTCTATCCCGGCGATTTCACGATGGTCTGCACGCGGGAGACCTGCGGCTTCCGCGACGCGTACGCCGATCTCGCCGACAAGGACACGGAGGTCATCGGGATCTCGACCGATTCGGACGACAGCCACGAGCGCTTCGCGAAGGAGTACGCGGTCCCGTTCGCGCTCGTCGCCGACACGAACCGCGAGCTCGCGCGGACCTACGAGGCCGAGAACCTGCTGACGAAGCTCCTCGGCCGCCTCGCGCGCGTGACGTACGTGATCGACAAGAAGGGCACGATCGCCGGCGTCTTCAAGGCTCAGCTCAGCGCGAACGAGCACGTGCAAGGCGTGAAGGACCTGATCGCCAAGCTCTCGTAA
- the rplS gene encoding 50S ribosomal protein L19, giving the protein MQNAKIAEIEKEQLREGTPDFRVGDTVRVHYKIVEGDKDRIQVFQGVVLKRHRAGARSTFTVRKVSFSVGVERQFLTHSPRIDKVEIVSRGVVRRARLFYLRDLAGKAARVRDQKDV; this is encoded by the coding sequence ATGCAGAACGCAAAGATCGCCGAGATCGAAAAAGAGCAGCTCCGTGAGGGTACGCCCGACTTCCGCGTCGGCGACACGGTTCGCGTGCACTACAAGATCGTCGAGGGCGACAAGGACCGCATCCAGGTCTTCCAGGGCGTCGTCCTCAAGCGCCACCGCGCCGGCGCGCGCAGCACGTTCACCGTGCGCAAGGTGAGCTTCAGCGTCGGCGTCGAGCGCCAGTTCCTCACCCACTCGCCGCGCATCGACAAGGTCGAGATCGTGTCGCGCGGCGTCGTCCGTCGCGCGCGCCTCTTCTACCTCCGCGACCTCGCCGGCAAGGCCGCCCGCGTCCGCGATCAGAAGGACGTCTGA
- the rplC gene encoding 50S ribosomal protein L3, which yields MNTKPGIIGKKLGMTQLYKEDGTVQRVTVIDTSSLVVAGKRTKEKDGYVAVVFGLTDAKEKHLAKAQQAAFKKANVTAKRTLKELRCDDEFAAKFEVGASVNLADLFQPGQIVDTQGTTRGRGFSGVVRRWSFAGFVQTHGTHEYRRHGGSIGTNMTPGRTLPNLKMPGQYGNETVSVLNLKVARVDAEKNLLMIEGGIPGPENGLVVIRHGVKGRERKKR from the coding sequence ATGAATACGAAGCCCGGCATCATCGGCAAGAAGCTCGGCATGACCCAGCTCTACAAGGAGGACGGCACCGTCCAGCGCGTCACCGTCATCGACACGAGCTCGCTCGTCGTCGCGGGGAAGCGCACGAAGGAGAAGGACGGGTACGTCGCGGTCGTGTTCGGCCTCACCGACGCGAAGGAGAAGCACCTCGCGAAGGCGCAGCAGGCCGCGTTCAAGAAGGCGAACGTCACGGCGAAGCGCACGCTGAAGGAGCTCCGCTGCGACGACGAGTTCGCGGCGAAGTTCGAGGTCGGCGCGTCGGTCAACCTCGCGGACCTCTTCCAGCCGGGCCAGATCGTCGACACGCAGGGCACCACGCGCGGCCGCGGCTTCAGCGGCGTCGTCCGTCGCTGGTCGTTCGCCGGCTTCGTGCAGACGCACGGCACGCACGAGTACCGCCGCCACGGCGGCTCGATCGGTACGAACATGACGCCGGGCCGCACGCTCCCGAACCTCAAGATGCCGGGTCAGTACGGCAACGAGACGGTCAGCGTCCTCAACCTCAAGGTCGCCCGCGTCGACGCCGAGAAGAACCTCCTCATGATCGAGGGCGGCATCCCCGGCCCCGAGAACGGCCTCGTCGTCATCCGCCACGGCGTGAAGGGCCGCGAGCGCAAGAAGCGCTGA
- a CDS encoding RlmE family RNA methyltransferase — protein MARARSGRGAKNTYKGGDSFTREARLQGYPARSVFKLEEIDRRIKLLKPGQRVIDLGAAPGSWSLYVTQKIGATGHLFAVDLEPLNTVLPPNATAIVGDALALDNDVIAEHGPFDVVLSDMAPRTTGNRLGDQTRSFELFMRALAVAEKFLKPGGSFVGKIFMGEDLPLAKAETRRLFTEERGIRPEGTRANSYEMFIVGLGKKIVASTETST, from the coding sequence ATGGCGCGAGCCCGTAGCGGCCGAGGAGCGAAGAACACCTATAAGGGCGGGGACTCGTTCACGCGTGAGGCCCGGCTTCAGGGCTACCCCGCGCGCAGCGTGTTCAAGCTCGAGGAGATCGATCGGCGCATCAAGCTGCTGAAGCCCGGGCAGCGCGTCATCGATCTCGGCGCCGCGCCTGGGAGCTGGTCGCTCTACGTGACGCAGAAGATCGGCGCGACGGGGCACCTCTTCGCGGTGGACCTCGAGCCGCTGAACACCGTGCTCCCGCCGAACGCGACCGCGATCGTCGGCGACGCGCTCGCGCTCGACAACGACGTCATCGCCGAGCACGGACCGTTCGACGTCGTCCTCAGCGACATGGCACCGCGAACGACCGGCAACCGCCTCGGCGATCAGACGCGGAGCTTCGAGCTCTTCATGCGCGCGCTCGCAGTCGCGGAGAAGTTCCTCAAACCGGGCGGCTCCTTCGTCGGCAAGATCTTCATGGGCGAGGACCTCCCGCTCGCGAAGGCCGAGACGCGGCGCCTCTTCACCGAGGAGCGCGGGATCCGCCCCGAAGGCACGCGCGCGAACAGCTACGAGATGTTCATCGTCGGCCTCGGGAAGAAGATCGTCGCGAGCACCGAGACGAGCACCTGA